In one window of Haloprofundus halophilus DNA:
- the gatD gene encoding Glu-tRNA(Gln) amidotransferase subunit GatD, protein MNAGDRIRVERGGVTNEGVLMPSTTAEHLVVKLDGGYNVGIERDDAEVEVLETGVYDVEDAQSDEGDSSEIEFDDDLPTVSLISTGGTIASTVDYRTGAVTAQFDAEDVLRAVPDLAGRANYRGRVVANILSENMTPDVWQELARAVHEEIEAGADGVVVMHGTDTMQFSASALSFMLDTPVPVVFTGSQRSADRPSSDNVMNAVCAVEAAKSDCAEVLVCMHGTESDDVCALHRGTRVRKNHTSRRDAFETVGAKPLGEVDYDTEEVSFRREYAERGAADLDVAPAIDGEVELVKFTPGMDPAALSYLDGKSGVVIEGTGLGHVHTDLIPRIEEFVDDGTVVTMTSQCIAGRVCDRVYDTGRDLLDAGVVEAGDTLPGTAKVKLMWALANLGDPADAMGRNLVGELQEESKPWT, encoded by the coding sequence ATGAACGCAGGCGACCGCATCCGCGTCGAGCGCGGAGGCGTCACGAACGAGGGCGTGTTGATGCCGTCGACGACGGCCGAGCACCTCGTCGTCAAACTCGACGGCGGCTACAACGTCGGCATCGAACGCGACGACGCCGAGGTCGAAGTGCTCGAAACCGGCGTCTACGACGTGGAGGACGCCCAGTCCGACGAGGGTGACAGCTCCGAAATCGAGTTCGACGACGACCTTCCGACGGTTTCGCTCATCTCCACCGGCGGCACCATCGCCTCTACGGTCGATTATCGCACGGGGGCGGTGACCGCGCAGTTCGACGCCGAGGACGTGCTTCGCGCCGTACCGGACCTCGCGGGGCGGGCGAACTACCGCGGCCGCGTCGTCGCCAACATCCTCTCGGAGAACATGACGCCCGACGTCTGGCAGGAACTCGCGCGGGCGGTTCACGAGGAGATCGAAGCGGGTGCGGACGGCGTGGTCGTCATGCACGGCACCGACACGATGCAGTTCTCCGCCTCGGCGCTGTCGTTCATGCTCGACACGCCGGTTCCCGTCGTCTTCACCGGCAGCCAGCGCTCGGCGGACCGCCCTTCCTCGGACAACGTGATGAACGCGGTCTGCGCCGTCGAAGCGGCCAAGTCCGACTGCGCGGAGGTGCTCGTCTGCATGCACGGTACCGAGAGTGACGACGTCTGCGCGCTCCACCGCGGCACTCGCGTGCGCAAGAACCACACCTCCCGCCGAGACGCCTTCGAGACGGTCGGCGCGAAACCGCTCGGCGAAGTCGACTACGACACCGAGGAGGTTAGCTTCCGCCGCGAGTACGCCGAGCGCGGCGCGGCGGACCTCGACGTGGCGCCCGCCATCGACGGCGAGGTCGAACTCGTGAAGTTCACGCCCGGGATGGACCCGGCGGCGCTCTCCTACCTCGACGGGAAATCCGGCGTCGTAATCGAGGGGACCGGTCTCGGACACGTCCACACCGACCTCATCCCTCGCATCGAGGAGTTTGTCGACGACGGGACGGTCGTCACGATGACTAGCCAGTGCATCGCGGGCCGCGTCTGCGACCGCGTCTACGACACCGGCCGCGACCTGCTCGACGCCGGCGTCGTCGAGGCGGGCGACACCCTCCCCGGCACGGCGAAGGTGAAACTGATGTGGGCGCTCGCGAACCTCGGCGACCCGGCCGACGCGATGGGGCGGAACCTCGTCGGCGAACTGCAAGAGGAGTCGAAGCCGTGGACCTGA
- a CDS encoding ArsR/SmtB family transcription factor, with protein sequence MDSAVLLDLLGNENRRRILRLLSHKPCYVTEISEYLNVSPKAVIDHLRKLEEAGLVESRTDDQRRKYFHIAQNVRLEVNVSPYGFGTKSAYPASPTLELTGRCSHLSIDAEPRQNGDDLESLAREFGRLETIENELSLAQRWVHGRMTDVLDRLNERIGTDADSRFYAKVLAAVAGGATSTLAVAKEVSAPPEVVEQVLDALYERGLLARKNDQWTVR encoded by the coding sequence ATGGACTCTGCGGTACTTTTGGATCTCCTCGGCAACGAGAACAGGCGACGTATCCTCCGCTTGCTCTCGCACAAGCCGTGCTACGTCACCGAGATCTCCGAGTACCTCAACGTCAGTCCGAAGGCCGTCATCGACCACCTCCGGAAACTGGAGGAGGCGGGCCTCGTCGAGAGCCGAACCGACGACCAGCGCCGGAAGTACTTCCACATCGCCCAGAACGTCCGTCTGGAGGTGAACGTCTCGCCGTACGGGTTCGGCACGAAGAGCGCGTATCCGGCGAGTCCGACGCTCGAACTGACCGGACGCTGTTCGCACCTGAGCATCGACGCCGAGCCGCGGCAGAACGGCGACGACCTCGAATCGCTGGCGCGGGAGTTCGGCCGCCTCGAAACGATCGAGAACGAGCTCTCGCTCGCCCAGCGGTGGGTCCACGGCCGCATGACCGACGTGCTCGACCGCCTGAACGAGCGCATCGGTACCGACGCCGACAGCCGGTTCTACGCGAAAGTGCTCGCGGCGGTCGCCGGCGGCGCGACGAGCACGCTCGCCGTCGCCAAGGAGGTCAGCGCCCCGCCGGAAGTCGTCGAGCAGGTGCTGGACGCGCTGTACGAGCGCGGACTGCTCGCTCGGAAGAACGACCAGTGGACCGTCCGGTGA
- a CDS encoding DUF1405 domain-containing protein, giving the protein MASARLIPDRYVEYYLGNAPSLVWLLVVNAAAFLVGVRYYVETMPAISTFLWPLYGDSPTALALGTLSLATLLPNLGRSIDDAPLNRPLVYLHTLSVVWLVKFGLWTAVALNLRPELYFGFGLPSLWSYWGILLTHLGFVVEASLVARIGATTRGALAFALVLAFANDVFDYAFGYHPPLRYEPGVTLTVASVAISVVSVGVAAVLLDRFREPTVRK; this is encoded by the coding sequence ATGGCGAGCGCACGCCTCATCCCGGACCGCTACGTCGAGTACTACCTCGGCAACGCTCCGAGTCTCGTCTGGTTGCTCGTCGTCAACGCCGCAGCGTTTCTCGTCGGCGTCCGCTACTACGTCGAGACGATGCCGGCGATATCGACGTTTCTGTGGCCGCTGTACGGCGACTCGCCGACCGCGTTAGCGCTGGGGACGCTCTCGTTGGCGACGCTCTTGCCGAACCTCGGCCGAAGTATCGACGACGCACCGCTGAACCGCCCGCTGGTCTACCTCCACACGCTCTCGGTCGTCTGGCTGGTGAAGTTCGGCCTCTGGACGGCTGTGGCGCTGAACCTCCGCCCGGAGCTCTACTTCGGATTCGGTCTCCCGTCGCTGTGGAGTTACTGGGGTATCCTTCTCACGCATCTCGGATTCGTCGTCGAAGCGTCGCTCGTCGCCCGCATCGGGGCGACGACTCGCGGGGCGCTCGCGTTCGCGCTCGTGTTAGCGTTTGCGAACGACGTGTTCGACTACGCGTTCGGCTACCATCCGCCGCTTCGGTACGAGCCGGGAGTGACCCTCACAGTAGCTAGCGTGGCGATTTCGGTCGTCTCGGTCGGTGTCGCGGCCGTTCTACTCGACCGGTTCCGGGAGCCGACGGTCCGGAAGTAA